From the Butyrivibrio fibrisolvens genome, one window contains:
- a CDS encoding GGDEF domain-containing protein: MALFDFKFKPGKALKKGIQYRSVWKDFEDGSSAALLSYVGDMFKCDRVIVLLRTPEDTYRCTDEWCGEGISSVRDQLQELTWLDMMPWLDVVEDGRVTIIEDVSSIKDTNNELYLKLEKYGSKAVIMGQLSHMGEDLGFWLVVNPTLENIQNISAIFQGIFYLVGNLYHSQGTIEQLKDIGFMDKLTGAANRNALTRDIEQFRVGVPLAILFADLNGMKEINDTEGHEAGDRLLINACDAIREVFPPDSLYRIGGDEFLVILSDIDKREFDEKTLQVRESFKNREVQVAIGAVYAESYQRNFDELKSQADDLMYKDKKSSYKTFEEGEETSSRPDEVMEVYPQENGYRVIYCVPHKYEDRGGREKTGIFSVKLNSIADNQIHPSDKLKYLDFWNVSSLITNLEKRHREDAAIIKYRARTVDGFWCWVEEQITMLRRDNNKIVLISSLRDISDQREREPVSENLTSSSEDFVAQKQLYLNKKFTAQAEEWLAGRKEGENVCTIAINLGHLRLYNDTFGRNAGDQLITLATDVVSQAAFMLHGLSAYLGGDNFCVIGLAVDFKDAENLADYIRKNLRDYHMDGGFAPAVGIYTTIDRKETFATMHDRALIALSSVKDNYNEHVHVYSTEDFRTETESKRLHVQEIQLALIQNEFRCYMQPAVEVDTGKIVGAEALIRWQRGINLLRAESFIDILEESGYILSLDIKMWRRLFEWMRESKERGITPLPCSINISHVDFHYIKVAETLIKLLNEYSIESKYLIIELSEQTYADDPENISRQVDVMRNAGIRVFMDDSGCGFDSFRMLYGTTLDGIKMNQSYLSMLPMASKAFNPVKMMLDVGRESDIPVISEGAETREQVENLKQIGCRFIQGNCYYRPMTLADYEKLLIKKGYGSLPLTV; encoded by the coding sequence ATGGCGCTTTTTGACTTTAAGTTTAAGCCCGGCAAAGCCTTAAAAAAGGGAATTCAATACAGATCTGTCTGGAAAGATTTTGAGGATGGTTCATCTGCGGCGCTTCTGTCATACGTCGGAGATATGTTTAAGTGCGACCGTGTGATAGTACTTCTAAGAACGCCTGAAGATACATATAGATGCACTGATGAGTGGTGCGGAGAAGGAATAAGCTCTGTACGAGATCAGCTTCAAGAACTGACCTGGCTGGATATGATGCCGTGGCTTGACGTCGTTGAAGACGGCAGAGTCACCATAATAGAAGATGTCAGCAGTATCAAAGATACTAATAATGAATTATATCTAAAGCTTGAGAAGTACGGATCCAAAGCTGTTATTATGGGTCAGCTCTCGCATATGGGCGAGGATCTGGGCTTTTGGCTTGTTGTAAATCCGACCTTGGAAAATATACAGAATATTTCTGCGATTTTCCAGGGCATTTTTTATCTGGTAGGGAATCTGTATCACAGTCAGGGTACAATCGAGCAGCTCAAGGATATAGGCTTTATGGACAAGCTGACAGGTGCTGCTAACCGTAATGCTCTTACAAGAGATATAGAGCAGTTCAGAGTGGGTGTGCCTCTTGCTATCCTGTTTGCAGATCTTAATGGCATGAAGGAGATCAATGATACAGAAGGTCACGAAGCAGGTGACAGACTCCTTATTAATGCCTGCGATGCTATAAGGGAGGTGTTCCCACCTGATAGCCTGTATAGAATAGGTGGTGACGAGTTCCTTGTTATTCTCTCTGACATTGATAAAAGAGAATTCGATGAAAAGACGCTGCAAGTTAGAGAAAGCTTCAAGAATAGAGAAGTTCAGGTTGCCATAGGCGCTGTATACGCAGAAAGCTACCAGAGGAATTTTGACGAGCTCAAATCTCAGGCTGATGACCTTATGTACAAGGACAAAAAGTCGTCTTATAAGACTTTTGAAGAAGGCGAAGAGACAAGCAGCAGGCCTGATGAAGTTATGGAAGTCTATCCTCAGGAAAATGGCTACAGAGTCATATACTGTGTGCCACATAAATATGAGGATAGAGGCGGACGTGAGAAGACAGGTATTTTTTCAGTCAAGCTTAATTCAATAGCGGATAATCAGATCCATCCAAGCGATAAGCTCAAGTATCTGGACTTTTGGAATGTGTCATCTCTTATTACTAATCTTGAAAAAAGGCACAGAGAAGATGCGGCTATCATCAAGTATCGTGCACGTACTGTGGACGGTTTCTGGTGCTGGGTAGAAGAGCAGATCACAATGCTAAGGCGAGATAACAATAAGATAGTCCTTATTAGCTCGCTTAGAGATATAAGTGATCAGCGTGAAAGAGAGCCGGTATCAGAGAATCTTACAAGTAGTTCTGAAGATTTCGTGGCTCAGAAGCAGCTCTATCTTAACAAGAAATTCACTGCTCAGGCAGAGGAGTGGCTTGCGGGACGCAAAGAAGGCGAGAATGTCTGCACTATAGCTATTAATCTGGGTCACCTAAGGCTTTATAATGATACTTTTGGAAGGAATGCCGGAGATCAGCTTATAACACTGGCTACAGATGTTGTATCTCAGGCTGCATTTATGCTGCACGGACTATCTGCGTATCTTGGCGGAGACAATTTCTGTGTTATAGGTCTTGCGGTTGATTTTAAAGATGCAGAGAATCTGGCAGATTATATCAGGAAGAATCTAAGAGATTATCATATGGACGGCGGCTTTGCTCCGGCTGTAGGAATCTATACTACTATTGACAGAAAAGAGACCTTTGCGACTATGCATGATAGAGCTCTGATAGCTCTGTCCAGTGTCAAAGACAATTATAATGAGCATGTACATGTGTATAGTACAGAAGACTTCAGGACTGAGACCGAGAGTAAAAGGCTCCATGTTCAGGAGATACAGCTTGCCCTTATACAGAATGAATTCAGATGCTATATGCAGCCTGCAGTAGAAGTTGATACAGGTAAGATAGTCGGTGCCGAGGCTCTTATCAGGTGGCAGAGAGGGATCAATCTGCTGCGTGCAGAGAGCTTTATCGATATCTTAGAAGAAAGCGGATATATCCTGTCTCTTGATATCAAGATGTGGAGACGACTGTTTGAATGGATGAGAGAGTCAAAAGAAAGGGGTATAACGCCTCTGCCATGCTCTATTAATATATCCCATGTGGATTTCCATTATATAAAAGTGGCTGAGACTTTAATAAAGCTCCTTAATGAATATTCTATCGAATCCAAGTACCTCATAATAGAACTTTCAGAACAGACATATGCAGATGATCCTGAGAATATCAGTAGACAGGTCGATGTCATGCGTAATGCTGGTATAAGGGTATTTATGGATGATAGCGGATGCGGGTTCGACAGCTTCAGGATGCTGTATGGAACTACTCTTGATGGCATCAAGATGAACCAGAGCTATCTAAGTATGCTGCCTATGGCAAGCAAGGCTTTTAATCCTGTTAAGATGATGCTGGATGTGGGTAGAGAAAGTGATATCCCGGTCATCTCAGAAGGAGCAGAGACACGTGAGCAGGTAGAGAACCTTAAACAGATAGGTTGCAGATTCATCCAGGGCAATTGCTACTATCGCCCTATGACGCTTGCGGATTATGAGAAGCTCCTTATCAAGAAAGGTTATGGCAGTTTGCCGCTGACCGTGTGA
- a CDS encoding ABC transporter permease — protein sequence MRKFIGMIKESIKMSVQNIKSNKMRSFLTMLGIMIGVASVIGLITIVQTASDYVMGQFSELGAGTITVMTPGTALKNGLTEKDVEGLRNIEGVDGIAPSVSATVSAVSEGEIYDNVTMDGVDVSFFAHNDIIEEGRSFREFEADGYTQVCIVDRTFISKVLKSGDVIGQTVHIGGYDYLIIGIQGESTNLSAAYSDTSNSDGNVIVPYRNVMRMTFASNITNFNVYVKDGTSTSDVETSLRQELDRIYNEADNAFSVINLEALVNVMGSVQSMLTSMLGGIASIALLVGGIGIMNMMLTSVSERTREIGLRKALGAQPSRIQVQFLMESIILSLMGGFIGIILGLIIAYVGSNLMDVAFKISWGAVALGVGFSAAVGIIFGWMPARRASELNPIDALRSE from the coding sequence ATGCGTAAGTTTATAGGAATGATCAAAGAAAGCATCAAGATGTCTGTTCAGAATATCAAGAGCAATAAGATGCGTTCTTTTCTTACAATGCTTGGAATCATGATAGGTGTAGCATCTGTAATAGGACTTATCACGATAGTACAGACTGCGTCTGATTATGTTATGGGACAGTTCTCAGAACTTGGTGCAGGCACGATAACGGTTATGACTCCAGGAACAGCCCTAAAGAACGGCCTTACAGAAAAAGATGTAGAGGGACTTAGAAATATCGAGGGTGTAGACGGGATAGCACCGTCTGTATCAGCTACTGTAAGTGCTGTAAGCGAGGGCGAGATATATGATAATGTAACCATGGATGGGGTGGACGTTAGCTTTTTTGCCCATAATGATATCATCGAAGAAGGGAGATCCTTCAGAGAATTTGAAGCAGATGGCTATACGCAGGTATGCATTGTTGACAGGACTTTTATAAGTAAAGTCCTAAAAAGCGGTGATGTTATAGGACAGACTGTACATATCGGCGGATACGATTATCTTATTATCGGTATACAAGGAGAAAGTACTAATCTATCTGCTGCATATTCAGATACCAGTAACTCGGATGGCAATGTCATAGTTCCTTACAGGAATGTCATGAGGATGACGTTTGCAAGTAATATCACAAACTTTAATGTATATGTAAAAGACGGAACTTCGACAAGTGATGTTGAGACATCGCTCAGACAGGAACTTGATCGTATCTATAATGAAGCTGACAATGCCTTTTCTGTGATCAATCTGGAAGCCCTTGTTAATGTTATGGGATCTGTTCAGTCCATGCTGACATCTATGCTTGGAGGCATAGCATCTATAGCGCTTCTTGTAGGCGGAATAGGTATTATGAACATGATGCTGACTTCAGTATCAGAAAGAACCAGAGAGATAGGCCTTCGTAAAGCTCTTGGCGCCCAGCCGTCAAGGATACAGGTTCAGTTCCTGATGGAGTCCATAATACTTTCACTTATGGGCGGATTTATAGGAATAATCCTGGGACTTATCATAGCATATGTAGGATCGAATCTTATGGATGTTGCTTTCAAGATATCCTGGGGAGCTGTGGCTCTTGGCGTAGGATTCTCTGCAGCTGTTGGCATCATCTTTGGATGGATGCCTGCAAGACGTGCCAGCGAGCTCAATCCTATCGATGCACTTAGATCGGAATAA
- a CDS encoding ABC transporter ATP-binding protein, translating into MRGICKDYKMAGETLHVLKNIDLSVKRGQFLAILGPSGSGKSTLMNIIGCLDVPTSGEYELSGRVIADEDEASLANIRNKEIGFIFQSFYLLQRQTAFENVELPLIYAGMPEKRRRERVEEVLEKVGLADKMYNLPNQLSGGQQQRVAIARAVSTNPTILLADEPTGALDQKTGAAVMDLFHSLNEEGRTIIMITHDRKIAGHARRIVKILDGVISEGDVEDA; encoded by the coding sequence ATGCGCGGTATCTGCAAAGATTATAAGATGGCAGGAGAGACTCTCCATGTACTTAAGAATATAGATCTGTCAGTTAAGAGAGGACAGTTCCTTGCAATACTGGGGCCATCAGGATCAGGTAAGTCTACTCTTATGAATATCATAGGTTGTCTTGACGTACCTACAAGCGGTGAATATGAGCTTTCAGGACGTGTTATAGCAGATGAAGATGAAGCGTCTCTTGCCAATATCAGAAACAAAGAGATTGGTTTTATCTTTCAGTCATTTTATCTATTGCAGAGACAGACAGCATTTGAGAATGTGGAACTTCCTCTTATATATGCAGGCATGCCGGAGAAAAGGCGCAGAGAAAGAGTAGAGGAAGTCCTTGAAAAAGTAGGCCTTGCCGACAAGATGTACAATCTTCCCAATCAGCTATCCGGTGGTCAGCAGCAAAGAGTAGCTATAGCAAGAGCTGTATCTACTAATCCGACTATCCTACTTGCAGATGAGCCAACAGGTGCTCTTGACCAAAAGACAGGAGCTGCTGTTATGGACCTGTTCCATTCCCTTAACGAAGAGGGAAGGACCATCATCATGATCACTCATGACAGGAAGATAGCAGGACATGCTAGACGTATTGTCAAGATCCTTGACGGAGTTATAAGTGAAGGAGATGTCGAAGATGCGTAA